A window from Culex pipiens pallens isolate TS chromosome 3, TS_CPP_V2, whole genome shotgun sequence encodes these proteins:
- the LOC120417168 gene encoding putative mediator of RNA polymerase II transcription subunit 26: MKWIIVFTVLGTLLILQASAASEKKPEKRPTKKASSAKPTKTRKSVVEEFTGLPPEDIDFIKELDRQFNEHGSKIRIKVQRDNSSDTRSAKRNIDGELGYGHYSNQPEGGYHFSKQKYMLYPYAQHNVHLKGMHSTEETVTELEITPSHSYELKPIEEVYQVYPDGHYQHTTHGQQYYHQQQQQHHQQQVQQQEDTPTIVLKIPGPAKYAQHLQALLQQYLEVRAAQLYKELQEQEYQHQQHAIQQQQQQLIQQQQQQHYHQQQAHHHHHHHQQPQHAHQPKYSQQDTYATQEVYVPMYKTHHNTFVPVQGHYYESPKSRPTQPAYRKPAPTHIAYHSSPAPEHQAYQYETYHPQQAVPQQQAQVQYQYVHQEAPTAQEEPQQEYVYQKPTVNFVTPTPEQDEHHYQQSPKYPNFAEYHAQHQSPHQQHEEYLPEPKLVENYPSDKHTRVIYKSQSPKAQLQEATQEQPTYAVHQPTAPEEQPEAQPLQQNEQQQYIYQAVYPSQMPYLEDKAYVEAVTPEAINDLHSHGSSPEPDVEPRYNTEPIVAITQKPKQQLYNYHAHSPRVNTGHRMHSTRSASGSSSSTSKRASSKRDAPYSEDQFKKVNKMVHRMRKKGQNTAAAAAAATTSTQSQSSPTKKSQ; this comes from the exons ATGAAGTGGATTATTGTG TTTACGGTGCTAGGCACACTGCTGATACTGCAGGCGTCTGCAGCCAGCGAGAAGAAGCCCGAAAAGCGGCCTACCAAGAAGGCCTCTTCGGCAAAGCCCACCAAAACAAGGAAATCCGTTGTCGAGGAGTTCACCGGTCTGCCGCCGGAGGACATCGACTTCATCAAAGAGCTTGACCGGCAGTTCAACGAACACGGCAGCAAGATCCGCATCAAGGTCCAGCGCGACAACAGTTCGGATACGAGAAGCGCCAAACGAAACATTGACGGTGAACTGGG ATATGGTCACTACAGTAACCAGCCTGAAGGAGGGTATCATTTTTCGAAGCAGAAATACATGTTATATCCCTACGCCCAGCACAACGTTCATCTGAAAGGAATGCACTCCACCGAAGAAACGGTCACCGAATTGGAAATCACACCTTCGCACAGCTATGAACTGAAACCGATCGAGGAAGTTTACCAGGTCTACCCAGATGGACACTATCAACACACTACGCACGGGCAACAGTACTACcaccaacaacagcagcaacatcaTCAACAGCAAGTGCAACAACAGGAAGACACTCCAACAATTGTACTGAAGATTCCTGGTCCTGCCAAGTATGCTCAGCACCTGCAAGCTTTACTGCAACAATACTTGGAGGTTCGAGCTGCTCAGCTGTATAAGGAACTGCAAGAACAGGAGTACCAGCATCAGCAGCATGCTatccaacaacagcagcaacaacttatccagcaacaacaacagcaacactaCCACCAACAGCAagctcatcatcatcaccaccaccatcagCAGCCCCAGCATGCGCATCAACCTAAGTACAGCCAGCAAGATACTTATGCCACACAGGAAGTGTACGTCCCGATGTACAAAACACACCACAATACCTTCGTCCCCGTGCAAGGTCATTACTACGAATCACCCAAAAGCAGACCAACCCAACCGGCATACAGAAAACCAGCACCAACGCACATTGCATACCACAGTTCTCCAGCTCCAGAACATCAAGCCTATCAGTACGAAACCTACCACCCACAGCAAGCTGTTCCACAGCAACAAGCCCAAGTCCAGTATCAATACGTCCACCAAGAAGCTCCAACAGCTCAGGAAGAACCCCAACAGGAATACGTTTACCAAAAACCCACGGTCAACTTCGTTACCCCCACCCCAGAACAAGATGAACATCACTATCAGCAATCGCCCAAGTACcccaactttgccgaataccACGCCCAACACCAATCGCCCCACCAGCAACACGAAGAATACCTTCCCGAGCCCAAGCTAGTAGAAAACTACCCAAGCGACAAGCACACTCGAGTCATCTACAAATCCCAATCCCCCAAAGCCCAACTTCAGGAGGCCACCCAAGAGCAGCCCACGTACGCCGTACACCAACCAACAGCCCCAGAAGAACAACCCGAGGCACAACCTCTCCAGCAAAACGAACAACAGCAGTACATCTACCAGGCGGTCTACCCCTCGCAGATGCCCTACCTTGAGGACAAAGCCTACGTCGAAGCCGTGACGCCCGAAGCAATCAACGACCTCCACAGTCACGGTTCGTCCCCCGAACCGGATGTCGAACCCCGCTACAACACGGAACCCATCGTAGCCATCACCCAGAAGCCCAAGCAGCAGCTGTACAACTACCACGCACACTCACCACGGGTCAATACCGGCCACCGGATGCACTCGACCAGATCTGCTAGCGGAAGCAGCAGTAGCACATCGAAGCGGGCATCCAGCAAACGGGACGCCCCCTACTCCGAGGATCAGTTCAAAAAGGTCAACAAAATGGTACACCGAATGCGGAAGAAGGGACAGaacacggcggcggcggcggcggctgcgACGACCTCCACGCAAAGTCAATCCAGCCCAACCAAGAAGAGTCAGTGA